The Gemmatimonadaceae bacterium genome contains the following window.
GGCACTCGCGCCGCGACACAGGGTATAGTCTCGATACGTGATGCGTCCCCTCCTCTCGTTCGTGCTGCTCATCGCCGCTCTCGCGATTCCGTCGCGCGAGCGGCTCGCCGCGCAGGGGGGAGGAGCGCCGGTCGCTACCCCGGGCAGCGCGCCGCGCGCCGAACGGCCGGCGGGGGCGGCGCGCAACCCGCGGGCCGCCGGCACACCAACCCTCGACGTGGACTCGCTGCGCCTGAAGCCGCCGGTGACGCCACGGCGCGCGTTCCTCTACTCGCTCGCAATTCCCGGCGCGGGACAGGCCGCGCTCGAGCGGCACTTCTGGGGCGGCGCCTTCTTCCTCGCCGAGGGCCTCTCGCTGGCGTTGGTCTATCGCAGCGCCGAGGACCTGCGGCTCGCCCGGCACTTTCGCGCCGACTCGGTCCCCGAGACGTATCAGGTGGACGCCAGCGGCCTGCCCATCGTCGGCGGTGACGGACGCCCCGCCGTGGCCACGTGGACCGTCAGCCGCTACTCGGCGGCGCGGGTGCGCGCCCGCCGGACGCACTACGAAGACTGGCTCGCGGTGCTGGTCTTCAACCACCTGATCGCCGGCGCCGACGCGTACGTCGCGGCGCAGTTGTGGGACCTGCCGGCGCGCGTCGGGGTGCGCACGGCGCCCGACGGCCAGCCCGCCGTGGTCGCGTCACTCAGGTTTCGCTAACGCGCGCTGCGGTCGAGCTCCACCTCGGCGCATTCACGCGTCCCGTCCCAGCGGCCCAGCGAGACGCGCTCGGGCGTGAACTTCAGGAAGGTCGGCTCGTTGAGCCACGCCCCGGGGTTCGCGTAGAGCCCCGCTTCGCGCGAGTGGTGTTCGAGCATCGCGATATGCGTATGGCCGTAAATGACGACGTCGAGCGACGCGTCGCCCGCCAGCGTCTGGTGCGCGACGGCGCGCAGTCCTTCGCCGCCGTCGCGCGGCCGGACGTTGCGGCTGGTGTGCGACGTCGCGCGCGCGATCGCCGCGCCCCAGTCGGGGTGCAGCAGGCGGAAGGCGCGCACCGCCCACCGGTGCCGGATCACCGCGCGCAGGGCGCGATATCCCTTGTCGAGTTCCGGCCGCAGTCCGTCGCCGTGCGCAACATGCGCTCGCCAGCCGGCCAACGTCCCCGTCCACGGCCCGTCGAGATACGCGGCGCCGCTCTCCCGGCGCAGCACGTCGCCGCCCCAACAGTCGTGGTTGCCGATGATCCAGAGCACGGGCAGCGCCTGCTCGGCGAACTGCGCGCACTCGGCCAGCAGGCGCACCCCCACGTGCGGGACGACGTGGCCCCACTCGAACCAGAACTCGAACATGTCGCCGTTCATCACCAGCGACCCGCGTTCCCGGCGCACGTGCGCGAGGAAGCTCCACAGCAGGCGCTCCTGCTCGGGCAACGCCACGCCGAGATGGGCGTCGGCGAGGACGTAGACGGGGGTGGGGAGGGAATCCGGGACGGCTGCAGGCATCGCCAGATTCTATCGCGCGGACGCGGCCTTTACAAACGTCGCGCGGGCCGGGAGACTTCCTTGGACACACGGCACACAGCTGGAGCGCGATGAACGCGATGCTACGGGAGACGGTTTCGGAACTGCGCGTACGGTACGCCGAGACCGACCAGATGGGCGTGGTGTACCACGGCAACTACCTGGTCTGGTGCGAGGTCGGTCGCACGGACTTCATCCGGCAGTGCGGCATGTCGTATGCGGACATGGAGCGCGAAGGGGTGCGGCTGGCCGTCGTCGAGGCGACGCTGCGCCTGCACGCCTCGGCGCGCTACGAGGAGATCGTGCACGTCACGACGCGCCTGGCCGGACTCCGCTCGCGGGCCGTCGAGTTTGCGTATGAGATCACGCGGGCGGCCGACGGGGCGCGCATCGCGTCGGCCACCACCACCCTGATGTCGGTCTCGGCCGACGGGCGCACCGTGTCGCTGCGACCCGACATTCGCGCGTTGCTGGAACGCGGGCCAGTCGTCGATTAACAAATGTCCCAGTCACTCCCCTTGCGCCGGCTGACCGTCGCCCTCGCGGCGGCCGCGTCGGCGTGCGCCTACGGGCTGAGCGGCGGCGGACTGCCCTCGCACGTGCGCACCGTGGCGGTGATCCCGTTCTCCAACGAGACGGCGTCGCCGGAGATCACGCGCGAGGTGACGGACGCGCTGCGCGAGGGGCTGTCCAAGCGCCTCGGCCTGCGCGACGCGAGCGAGGAGAAGGCCAGTGCGATTGCGCGCGGCGCCATCGTGCGCTACGAGATTGACGTTCCGGTGGCGTACAGCGCGGACCGCCAGCAGGCCAGCGCGACGCGCCGGAAGCTGCAGATTGTGGTGGACGTCGAGCTCTTTGACCAGGTGACCGGACGCACGATCTGGCAGAAAAAGGGGATCATCGGCGAAGGCGAGTATTCGGAGCGCTTCGAGGCCGAGGGACGCAAGCAGGCGATCAATCGAATTGTGAACGAGGTCATCGAGGGGGCACAGTCACAATGGTGACGCGCGCGCGGCGGGGCTCCGGGCGGGCAGGATGCCTGGTGATGCTCTTGGTGGTGGCGGCGGTGGGGTACTTCGGCCTCGGCGTCGGGAACGTGTACTGGAACTACTACCAGTATCGCGACCGCATGCTGCAGGAGGCGCGGTTCGCCGGCAGCCGCACCGACGGCGTGATCAAGCGGCGCATCTCGATGTTCGCCGACTCGCTCGGCCTGCCGGAAGGGGCCAAGCAGGTGCGCATCCGCCGCGCCCAGAAGCGCATCCACATCTGGGCGGAGTACTACGAGTTGATCGAACTCCCGTTCCTCTCGCGGGAACTCCTGCTGTCGCCGCGCGTCGAGTGGACGTACTGAGTCCCCGGGCGCCCGCCGACAAGATCCTCACGTGGGAGGCGGCCGCCGCGTGGCGGCGCACCCTGCGCGGGACGCTGGTCTTCACCAATGGCGTCTTCGACCTGCTGCATCCCGGGCACGTGGACGTGCTCACCGGTGCGCGCGCGCAGGGGACGCACCTCGTGGTCGGCCTCAACAGCGATGACTCGGTGCGCCGGCTCAAGGGGCCGGAGCGGCCGGTGCGCGGCGAGGCGGAGCGCGCCTACGTGCTCGCCGCGCTCGAGTGCGTCGACGCGGTGGTGATCTTCGCCGAGGACACGCCGCGCGACCTCGTGCGGCACCTCGCGCCCGACGTCATCGTGAAGGGCGGCGACTACGCGCCGGAGACGGTGGTGGGCGCCAGCGACGTGATGGCGCGCGGCGGGCGCGTGGTGATCATTCCGCTCACGCCGGGCCAGTCGACGTCCGGCATCATCGAGAAACTGCGAGGCACGGGTGGCTGAGACTCGACCGGATGGGCGCGCGCCGTCGGCGCTGCGCCCCGTGACACTGCAGCGCGAGGCCGTCGCCTACGCGGAGGGGAGCTGCCTGAGCGTCTTCGGCAACACGCGCGTGCTGTGCGCGGCGTCGGTGGAGCAGGGCGTGCCCTCGTGGAAGAAGGGGCGCGGCGAGGGGTGGCTGACGGCCGAGTACGCGATGCTGCCGCGCGCCACGCACACGCGCACGTCGCGCGAGCGCGGCCAGGTGGGCGGGCGCACGCAGGAAATCCAGCGCCTGATCGGACGCTCGGTGCGCGCCATGCTCGACGGCTTCGCCTGGGGCGAGTGGACCATCAAGGTGGACTGCGACGTGCTGCAGGCCGACGGCGGGACGCGCACCGCGGCCATCACCGGCGCCTGCGTGGCGGTGGTGGACGCCTTCGACTGGATGGTCCTGCACGGACATCTCGCGGCGACGCCGGTGCAGCGGCGCGTGGCGGCGGTGAGCGTGGGCGTGATCGACGGCCGGCCGTGCACCGACCTGTGCTACGCGGAAGACGTGCGCGCCGAGGTGGACATGAATGTCGTGATGGCGAGCAACGGCCAGTTCGTGGAAGTGCAGGGGACCGGCGAGCACGGCACGTTCGACCGCGCGCAGCTCGACGCGCTGCTGGCGCTGGCGACGGCGTCGATCACGGAACTGGACGCGCACCAGCGGCGCGCGCTGGGACTCGTGTGAGCGAACCAGGAGGGCATCACGGCGGCGCGGGGTGCGGTCGCGTGCTGCTGGCGACGCGCAGTGCGGGGAAGCGGCGCGAACTCGAGGCGATGCTGCGCGCGCACGGCTGGGACGTGATCGATCTCGAGCGTGCTGGCGTGGCGCTGGAAGCGTTGGCGGAAGACGCGCTGGAGACGGCGGCGACGTTCGAGGAGAATGCCCTGGCGAAGGCGCGGTATTTCTTTGCGCGCAGCGGCCTCCCGACGATCGCCGATGACAGCGGGTTGGCGTGCGACGCGCTGGGCGGCGCGCCGGGCGTGCACAGCAAGCGGTGGAGTGCGCGTCCCGACTTGCACGGAGTGGCGCTCGACGACGAGAACAACGCGCGGCTGTTGCGAGAGCTGGCGGCCGCGGCGCGCGCGGGGGTGACGACGCGCGTCGCGCGCTATGTGTGCGCGGCGGCGTATGTGGATGCGGCGCGCGCGCTCGTCGCGCGCGGCGAGACGGCGGGGCGCATTCTCGAGCGCG
Protein-coding sequences here:
- a CDS encoding thioesterase family protein, producing MNAMLRETVSELRVRYAETDQMGVVYHGNYLVWCEVGRTDFIRQCGMSYADMEREGVRLAVVEATLRLHASARYEEIVHVTTRLAGLRSRAVEFAYEITRAADGARIASATTTLMSVSADGRTVSLRPDIRALLERGPVVD
- the rph gene encoding ribonuclease PH, giving the protein MAETRPDGRAPSALRPVTLQREAVAYAEGSCLSVFGNTRVLCAASVEQGVPSWKKGRGEGWLTAEYAMLPRATHTRTSRERGQVGGRTQEIQRLIGRSVRAMLDGFAWGEWTIKVDCDVLQADGGTRTAAITGACVAVVDAFDWMVLHGHLAATPVQRRVAAVSVGVIDGRPCTDLCYAEDVRAEVDMNVVMASNGQFVEVQGTGEHGTFDRAQLDALLALATASITELDAHQRRALGLV
- a CDS encoding non-canonical purine NTP pyrophosphatase → MSEPGGHHGGAGCGRVLLATRSAGKRRELEAMLRAHGWDVIDLERAGVALEALAEDALETAATFEENALAKARYFFARSGLPTIADDSGLACDALGGAPGVHSKRWSARPDLHGVALDDENNARLLRELAAAARAGVTTRVARYVCAAAYVDAARALVARGETAGRILERAEGTEGFGYDPLFFSDDLGAPFGRVSAAAKATVSHRARAVALLLEKVQQGS
- the rfaE2 gene encoding D-glycero-beta-D-manno-heptose 1-phosphate adenylyltransferase, whose protein sequence is MDVLSPRAPADKILTWEAAAAWRRTLRGTLVFTNGVFDLLHPGHVDVLTGARAQGTHLVVGLNSDDSVRRLKGPERPVRGEAERAYVLAALECVDAVVIFAEDTPRDLVRHLAPDVIVKGGDYAPETVVGASDVMARGGRVVIIPLTPGQSTSGIIEKLRGTGG
- the lptE gene encoding LPS assembly lipoprotein LptE encodes the protein MSQSLPLRRLTVALAAAASACAYGLSGGGLPSHVRTVAVIPFSNETASPEITREVTDALREGLSKRLGLRDASEEKASAIARGAIVRYEIDVPVAYSADRQQASATRRKLQIVVDVELFDQVTGRTIWQKKGIIGEGEYSERFEAEGRKQAINRIVNEVIEGAQSQW
- a CDS encoding UDP-2,3-diacylglucosamine diphosphatase, whose product is MPAAVPDSLPTPVYVLADAHLGVALPEQERLLWSFLAHVRRERGSLVMNGDMFEFWFEWGHVVPHVGVRLLAECAQFAEQALPVLWIIGNHDCWGGDVLRRESGAAYLDGPWTGTLAGWRAHVAHGDGLRPELDKGYRALRAVIRHRWAVRAFRLLHPDWGAAIARATSHTSRNVRPRDGGEGLRAVAHQTLAGDASLDVVIYGHTHIAMLEHHSREAGLYANPGAWLNEPTFLKFTPERVSLGRWDGTRECAEVELDRSAR